In one Streptomyces sp. T12 genomic region, the following are encoded:
- a CDS encoding MoxR family ATPase: MDPTTDNAGNTGDPGTARASLEALRAEIAKAVVGQDPAVTGLVVALLCRGHVLLEGVPGVAKTLLVRALASALELDTKRIQFTPDLMPSDVTGSLVYDTRSAEFSFQPGPVFTNLLLADEINRTPPKTQSSLLEAMEERQVTVDGTPRPLPEPFLVAATQNPVEYEGTYPLPEAQLDRFLLKLTIPLPSRQDEIDVLTRHAEGFNPRDLRAAGVRPVAGPADLEAARAAVAKTTLSPEITAYVVDICRATRESPSLTLGVSPRGATALLATARAWAWLTGRDYVIPDDVKALALPTLRHRVQLRPEAEMEGVTADSVINAILAHVPVPR, encoded by the coding sequence ATGGACCCGACCACTGACAACGCCGGGAACACCGGGGATCCGGGCACCGCCCGCGCCTCCCTGGAAGCCCTGCGCGCCGAGATCGCCAAAGCCGTGGTCGGCCAGGACCCCGCCGTGACCGGCCTCGTCGTCGCCCTCCTCTGCCGCGGACACGTTCTCCTTGAAGGAGTCCCTGGGGTCGCCAAAACGTTGCTCGTCCGCGCCCTCGCGTCCGCACTCGAACTCGACACCAAGCGCATCCAGTTCACCCCCGACCTCATGCCGAGCGACGTGACGGGCTCCCTCGTCTACGACACGCGCTCCGCCGAGTTCTCCTTCCAGCCCGGCCCGGTCTTCACCAACCTCCTCCTCGCCGACGAGATCAACCGCACCCCGCCGAAGACCCAGTCGTCCCTCCTGGAGGCCATGGAGGAACGCCAGGTCACGGTCGACGGCACCCCCCGCCCTCTCCCCGAGCCGTTCCTCGTCGCGGCAACCCAGAACCCGGTCGAGTACGAGGGCACCTACCCCCTCCCCGAAGCCCAGCTGGACCGTTTCCTCCTCAAGCTCACCATCCCGCTCCCCTCCCGCCAGGACGAGATCGACGTCCTCACCCGCCACGCCGAGGGCTTCAACCCGCGCGACCTGCGCGCCGCCGGCGTTCGCCCCGTAGCAGGCCCCGCAGACCTGGAAGCGGCACGCGCGGCGGTGGCCAAGACGACGCTCTCCCCGGAAATCACGGCCTACGTGGTCGACATCTGCCGAGCCACCCGAGAATCGCCCTCCCTGACCCTGGGCGTCTCCCCACGCGGCGCCACGGCCCTCCTGGCCACCGCCCGCGCATGGGCCTGGCTGACAGGCCGCGACTACGTCATCCCCGACGACGTCAAGGCACTGGCCCTCCCCACCCTCCGCCACCGCGTGCAGCTCCGCCCGGAGGCCGAGATGGAAGGCGTCACGGCCGACTCCGTCATCAACGCGATCCTCGCCCACGTCCCCGTCCCCCGCTGA
- a CDS encoding DUF58 domain-containing protein, protein MALTGRAALLAALGSLPVGIWDPSWTGILAVNAPLAVACACDFALAAPVRRLGLTRSGDTSVRLGETADVTLTITNPSPRPLRAHLRDAWPPSSWQSGTEVASSRHTATVPAGERRRITTRLRPTRRGDRQADRVTIRSYGPLGLFSRQGTHKVPWTVRVLPPFTSRKHLPSKLARLRELDGRTSVLIRGQGTEFDSLREYVPGDDTRSIDWRATARQSAVAVRTWRPERDRHILLVLDTGRTSAGRVGDAPRLDASMDAALLLAALASRAGDRVDLLAYDRRVRALVQGRTAGDVLPSLVNAMATLEPELIETDARGLTAMALRTAPRHSLIVLFTTLDAAPIEEGLLPVLSQLTQRHTVLLASVADPHIAHMATVRGNTDAVYEAAAAAQAQSERHHTAEQLRRRGVTVVDATPEELAPALADAYLALKTAGRL, encoded by the coding sequence ATGGCACTCACCGGACGCGCCGCACTCCTCGCGGCCCTAGGCTCCCTCCCCGTGGGCATCTGGGACCCCAGCTGGACGGGCATCCTCGCGGTCAACGCCCCCCTGGCAGTGGCCTGCGCCTGCGACTTCGCACTGGCGGCGCCCGTACGACGCCTGGGCCTGACCCGCTCCGGCGACACCTCCGTACGCCTGGGCGAGACAGCGGACGTCACGCTCACGATCACCAACCCGTCCCCCCGCCCGCTCCGCGCCCACCTCCGCGACGCCTGGCCGCCCAGCAGCTGGCAATCAGGCACGGAGGTGGCATCATCCCGCCACACGGCGACGGTCCCCGCCGGCGAACGCCGGCGCATCACCACCCGCCTACGCCCCACCCGTCGCGGCGACCGCCAAGCCGACCGCGTGACGATTCGCTCGTACGGCCCCCTGGGTCTCTTCTCCCGCCAGGGCACCCACAAAGTCCCCTGGACGGTACGCGTCCTGCCCCCCTTCACGAGCCGCAAGCACCTGCCATCCAAACTGGCCCGACTGCGCGAACTCGACGGCCGCACCAGCGTGCTCATTCGCGGCCAGGGCACAGAATTCGACAGTCTGCGCGAATACGTCCCCGGCGACGACACCCGCTCCATCGACTGGCGCGCTACAGCCCGACAGTCCGCGGTCGCTGTACGCACCTGGCGCCCCGAACGCGACCGCCACATCCTGCTCGTCCTGGACACCGGCCGCACCTCGGCAGGACGCGTCGGCGATGCCCCACGCCTCGACGCCTCCATGGACGCGGCACTACTCCTAGCAGCCCTCGCTTCCCGAGCCGGCGACCGCGTGGACCTCCTCGCCTACGACCGCCGAGTACGCGCTCTCGTCCAGGGCCGCACAGCAGGCGACGTCCTCCCCTCCCTGGTCAACGCGATGGCCACACTCGAACCGGAGCTGATCGAAACGGACGCACGAGGCCTGACGGCCATGGCGCTCCGTACGGCACCCCGCCACTCCTTGATCGTGCTATTCACGACCCTCGACGCCGCTCCCATCGAGGAAGGCCTGCTCCCGGTCCTGTCCCAGCTCACCCAGCGCCACACTGTTCTGCTGGCATCAGTAGCAGACCCCCACATCGCACACATGGCGACCGTACGTGGAAACACGGACGCCGTGTACGAGGCCGCAGCAGCAGCCCAGGCTCAGAGCGAACGCCACCACACGGCGGAACAACTCCGTCGGCGTGGCGTCACAGTCGTCGACGCGACGCCGGAAGAACTCGCACCGGCACTGGCAGACGCATATCTGGCCCTCAAGACGGCGGGACGCCTCTAG
- a CDS encoding stage II sporulation protein M codes for MDLDVFVAAHRAEWDRLDALLGRRRRLTGAEADELVALYQRTATHLSLIQSSAPDPQLTGRLSQLVARARSAVTGTRRASWRDVTRFLAHSFPAAVYRSRHWWVPTALLSTLVAALLGWWIGTHPEVQATIAAPSELRDLTRPGGQYETYYSSHPAASFAAQVWTNNAWAAALCLILGVFLGLPVLWILFQNMLNLGVGFGLMSSAGRLDTFLGLVLPHGLLELTAVFVAAGTGLRLGWTLIDPGPRTRRSALAEEGRAAIGMAIGLALVLFVSGAIEGFVTPSGLPTWARISIGIAAELAFLAYVYVLGGRAARAGETGDVEAAERSAAVPTAA; via the coding sequence ATGGACCTCGACGTCTTCGTCGCCGCCCACCGAGCCGAGTGGGACCGCCTCGACGCCCTGCTCGGGCGCCGGCGCCGCCTTACAGGCGCCGAGGCCGACGAACTCGTCGCCCTCTACCAGCGCACCGCCACCCACCTGTCCCTGATCCAGTCCAGCGCCCCAGACCCACAGTTGACGGGCCGGCTCAGCCAACTGGTGGCACGCGCGCGTAGTGCCGTGACAGGCACGCGACGCGCCTCCTGGCGCGATGTCACCCGCTTCCTGGCCCACAGCTTTCCCGCCGCGGTCTACCGATCACGTCACTGGTGGGTACCCACAGCGCTCCTGTCCACCCTCGTCGCGGCTCTCCTGGGCTGGTGGATCGGCACGCACCCCGAAGTACAGGCCACCATCGCGGCCCCCAGCGAACTGCGCGACCTCACCCGCCCCGGCGGCCAGTACGAGACGTACTACTCCAGCCACCCAGCGGCCTCCTTCGCGGCTCAGGTCTGGACGAACAACGCCTGGGCCGCCGCCCTGTGCCTGATACTCGGCGTCTTCCTCGGCCTACCGGTCCTCTGGATCCTCTTCCAGAACATGCTCAACCTCGGTGTCGGCTTCGGCCTGATGTCCTCGGCAGGACGCCTGGACACCTTCCTCGGCCTCGTCCTGCCCCATGGTCTCCTCGAACTGACCGCGGTCTTCGTCGCCGCCGGCACAGGCCTACGCCTCGGTTGGACCCTCATAGACCCGGGCCCTCGCACCCGACGCTCCGCCCTCGCCGAGGAAGGCCGAGCCGCAATCGGCATGGCGATAGGCCTCGCCCTGGTCCTCTTTGTCTCCGGCGCAATCGAAGGCTTCGTCACCCCGTCGGGCCTGCCCACGTGGGCGCGCATCAGCATCGGCATCGCCGCCGAGCTGGCCTTCCTCGCATACGTCTATGTCCTCGGCGGCCGTGCCGCCCGCGCTGGTGAGACGGGCGACGTCGAGGCGGCCGAGCGAAGCGCCGCCGTGCCGACGGCCGCTTGA
- a CDS encoding RDD family protein, which produces MSELVTGEAVALELRPAKLPSRALAVLLDLAVAVIAYIVVAIGVVAATASLDEAAQTALSIAMFVLLLVGGPIAVETLSHGRSLGKLACGLRVVRDDGGPIRFRHALVRGLIGVIEILMTLGVVAVIASLVSARGRRLGDVFAGTLVVRERVPLTRTGFVPPPPPWLAGRFSGLDLSAVPDGLWLAIRQYLTRMQQLDPQVGWSMAERLATDLAARTGTPAPQGVPAAAYLAAVLQERQAREARRAFGKGPTAGGVPAGAGAAGGASPGGGVSTGGAAGVVAGVPGVYGPPAMPPVAAPSLPGAYGAGVPSLGAQPSVREEEDSPVPQDTVQQAPAPQDAPSIDRSTTGFVPPA; this is translated from the coding sequence GTGAGTGAGCTGGTGACGGGCGAGGCGGTGGCGCTGGAGTTGCGCCCTGCGAAGCTGCCCAGCAGGGCGCTGGCCGTGCTGCTCGATCTGGCCGTGGCGGTGATCGCGTACATCGTCGTGGCCATTGGTGTAGTGGCTGCTACCGCTTCCTTGGACGAGGCGGCGCAGACCGCGCTGTCGATCGCGATGTTCGTTCTGCTGCTGGTCGGCGGGCCCATTGCGGTCGAGACGCTCAGCCACGGGCGCTCTCTCGGGAAGTTGGCGTGCGGGCTGCGGGTGGTGCGTGATGACGGCGGACCGATCCGGTTCCGGCACGCTCTGGTGCGTGGCCTCATAGGTGTGATCGAGATTCTGATGACGCTCGGCGTCGTCGCCGTCATCGCTTCGCTCGTGTCCGCGCGCGGGCGGCGGCTCGGTGACGTGTTCGCCGGGACTCTCGTCGTACGGGAACGGGTGCCCCTCACGCGGACGGGCTTCGTTCCCCCGCCTCCGCCGTGGTTGGCCGGACGGTTCTCGGGGCTTGACCTGTCGGCGGTTCCCGATGGGCTGTGGCTGGCCATTCGCCAGTACCTGACGCGGATGCAGCAACTGGACCCGCAGGTCGGATGGAGCATGGCGGAGCGGCTCGCGACGGACCTCGCGGCGCGGACGGGCACTCCGGCGCCGCAGGGCGTGCCGGCGGCGGCGTATCTCGCAGCGGTTCTGCAGGAACGGCAAGCGCGGGAGGCGCGGCGCGCGTTCGGGAAGGGGCCGACTGCGGGCGGGGTGCCTGCTGGTGCCGGCGCGGCAGGTGGTGCGAGTCCTGGGGGTGGAGTGAGCACTGGGGGTGCCGCGGGGGTCGTGGCTGGTGTTCCGGGTGTGTACGGCCCGCCGGCCATGCCGCCCGTTGCTGCTCCGTCTCTGCCTGGCGCGTACGGCGCAGGGGTGCCTTCGCTTGGCGCTCAGCCGTCAGTGCGGGAAGAAGAGGATTCCCCCGTACCGCAGGACACAGTGCAGCAGGCCCCGGCGCCGCAGGATGCACCGTCGATCGACCGGTCCACCACCGGCTTCGTCCCACCGGCGTAG
- the ahcY gene encoding adenosylhomocysteinase translates to MTTVENRQDFKVADLSLAEFGRKEITLAEHEMPGLMAIRREYAEAQPLAGARITGSLHMTVQTAVLIETLAALGAEVRWASCNIFSTQDHAAAAIAVGPNGTPDNPQGIPVFAWKGETLEEYWWCTEQALTWPNTPTGGPNMILDDGGDATLLVHKGVEYEKDGKVPDVDTAESDEHRVILELLHRTITDGSQKWTQLSSEIRGVTEETTTGVHRLYEMQRDGILLFPAINVNDAVTKSKFDNKYGCRHSLIDGINRATDVLIGGKTAVVCGYGDVGKGCAESLRGQGARVIVTEIDPICALQAAMDGYQVTTLDEVIDKADIFITTTGNKDIIMASDMAKMKHQAIVGNIGHFDNEIDMAGLAKIPGIVKDEVKPQVHTWKFPDGKVLIVLSEGRLLNLGNATGHPSFVMSNSFADQTLAQIELFTKPDAYPTGVYTLPKHLDEKVARLHLDSLGVKLTTLRPEQAAYIGVEVEGPYKPDHYRY, encoded by the coding sequence ATGACGACTGTCGAGAACCGACAGGACTTCAAGGTCGCCGACCTCTCCCTGGCCGAGTTCGGCCGCAAGGAGATCACCCTCGCCGAGCACGAGATGCCCGGCCTGATGGCGATCCGCAGGGAGTACGCCGAGGCGCAGCCGCTGGCCGGCGCCCGCATCACCGGCTCCCTGCACATGACCGTGCAGACCGCCGTCCTCATCGAGACCCTGGCCGCCCTCGGCGCCGAGGTCCGCTGGGCGTCCTGCAACATCTTCTCCACCCAGGACCACGCCGCCGCCGCGATCGCCGTCGGCCCGAACGGCACGCCCGACAACCCCCAGGGCATCCCGGTCTTCGCCTGGAAGGGCGAGACCCTGGAGGAGTACTGGTGGTGCACGGAGCAGGCCCTGACCTGGCCGAACACCCCCACCGGCGGCCCGAACATGATCCTGGACGACGGCGGTGACGCCACCCTCCTCGTCCACAAGGGCGTCGAGTACGAGAAGGACGGCAAGGTCCCGGACGTCGACACCGCCGAGTCCGACGAGCACCGCGTCATCCTCGAACTCCTGCACCGCACCATCACGGACGGCTCGCAGAAGTGGACCCAGCTGTCCTCCGAGATCCGCGGCGTGACCGAGGAGACCACGACCGGCGTCCACCGCCTGTACGAGATGCAGCGCGACGGCATCCTCCTTTTCCCGGCGATCAACGTCAACGACGCCGTCACCAAGTCGAAGTTCGACAACAAGTACGGCTGCCGCCACTCGCTGATCGACGGCATCAACCGCGCCACCGACGTCCTGATCGGCGGCAAGACCGCGGTCGTCTGCGGCTACGGCGACGTGGGCAAGGGCTGCGCGGAGTCCCTGCGCGGACAGGGCGCCCGCGTGATCGTCACCGAGATCGACCCGATCTGCGCCCTGCAGGCGGCGATGGACGGCTACCAGGTCACGACCCTTGACGAGGTCATCGACAAGGCCGACATCTTCATCACCACGACCGGCAACAAGGACATCATCATGGCCTCGGACATGGCCAAGATGAAGCACCAGGCGATCGTCGGCAACATCGGCCACTTCGACAACGAGATCGACATGGCCGGCCTCGCCAAGATCCCGGGCATCGTCAAGGACGAGGTCAAGCCGCAGGTCCACACCTGGAAGTTCCCCGACGGCAAGGTCCTCATCGTCCTGTCCGAGGGCCGCCTGCTGAACCTGGGCAACGCCACCGGTCACCCGTCCTTCGTGATGTCCAACTCCTTCGCGGACCAGACCCTGGCCCAGATCGAGCTGTTCACCAAGCCGGACGCCTACCCGACCGGTGTGTACACGCTGCCCAAGCACCTGGACGAGAAGGTCGCCCGCCTCCACCTGGACTCGCTCGGCGTGAAGCTGACGACGCTCCGCCCCGAGCAGGCCGCGTACATCGGCGTCGAGGTCGAGGGCCCGTACAAGCCGGACCACTACCGGTACTGA
- a CDS encoding fructose-specific PTS transporter subunit EIIC → MTSPAGPPPTGSDGGERKQLKLLAVTACPTGIAHTYMAAEKLAQAAESRGIEMKVETQGSIGAENVLDDNDVKHADGIIVAADKDVDLSRFAGKRVLTVGVAEGIHHPERLIERVLAAPVHEAGAAPAASAADGGVGGGKERSVGYKALMNGVSYMIPFVVVGGLLIAISLSLGGHTDPSGGLVIPKDSFWMDINNIGVIGFTLMVPILSGYIAYAIGDRPALVPGMIGGWIANTGELYDSKAGAGFIGAIVTGFLAGYLVLWIKKVKVPKFVQPIMPIIVIPIVATTALGLFFIYVIGKPISWVFEHLTSWLSGMTGTSAILLGAILGLMIAFDMGGPVNKTAFLFGAGLIATGNQTVMGMCAAAIPVMPLGQGLATLIRKRLYTEQERETGLASLFMGCFGISEGAIPFAAARPAQVIPANMLGGAVAGAIAGVAGVEDAVPHGGPIVAVLGAVSGVPMFFVAVVIGSVVTALTTVALIDLRERRLRGEAAVGTGTGTGTAGPEPALVGAGVGVAGAGERGAVRGSAAVTSSADSTVAADSTVATETATAAEGDTAEVLSGYLTEQTVKVELDADDKESAIREMAALLARTGRVADVDELVATALRREAQGTTGLGEEIAIPHAKTDAVTAPVVGFARSAEGVEWDSLDGTKARLVFMIAVPEAAAGDEHLRILALLSRKLMDAGFRGRLLAAGDEGAVLGVLGEIR, encoded by the coding sequence GTGACAAGTCCGGCCGGCCCTCCCCCCACGGGCAGCGACGGTGGCGAGCGAAAGCAGTTGAAGCTGCTCGCGGTGACCGCGTGCCCGACCGGCATCGCGCACACGTACATGGCGGCGGAGAAGCTCGCGCAGGCTGCCGAGAGCCGCGGTATCGAGATGAAGGTGGAGACCCAGGGATCCATCGGGGCTGAAAACGTCCTGGATGACAACGATGTCAAGCACGCGGACGGCATCATCGTCGCCGCGGACAAGGACGTGGACCTGAGCCGTTTCGCGGGCAAGCGGGTCCTTACGGTCGGGGTGGCCGAGGGCATTCACCACCCCGAGCGGCTGATCGAACGGGTGCTGGCGGCGCCCGTGCACGAGGCGGGGGCCGCGCCTGCGGCCTCAGCGGCCGACGGTGGCGTCGGCGGCGGCAAGGAGCGGAGCGTCGGATACAAGGCGCTGATGAACGGGGTCAGTTACATGATCCCGTTCGTCGTGGTCGGCGGGCTGCTGATCGCGATCTCGCTCTCGCTGGGCGGGCACACGGACCCGTCGGGCGGTCTGGTCATCCCGAAGGACTCCTTCTGGATGGACATCAACAACATCGGCGTCATCGGCTTCACGCTGATGGTGCCGATTCTGTCCGGCTACATCGCGTATGCGATTGGGGATCGGCCCGCGCTCGTGCCGGGCATGATCGGTGGCTGGATCGCCAACACCGGTGAGCTGTATGACTCCAAGGCGGGCGCCGGGTTCATCGGGGCGATCGTGACCGGGTTCCTCGCCGGGTATCTGGTGCTGTGGATCAAGAAGGTCAAGGTCCCGAAGTTCGTGCAGCCGATCATGCCGATCATCGTGATCCCGATCGTGGCGACCACGGCGCTCGGGCTGTTCTTCATCTACGTGATCGGGAAGCCGATCTCCTGGGTGTTCGAGCACCTGACCAGCTGGCTCAGCGGCATGACCGGCACGAGTGCGATCCTGCTCGGTGCCATTCTCGGGCTGATGATCGCGTTCGACATGGGCGGACCGGTCAACAAGACGGCGTTCCTGTTCGGCGCCGGGCTCATCGCGACCGGCAACCAGACGGTCATGGGCATGTGCGCGGCCGCGATCCCGGTCATGCCGTTGGGTCAGGGCCTGGCCACGCTGATACGCAAGCGGCTGTACACCGAGCAGGAGCGGGAGACCGGGCTCGCCTCGCTGTTCATGGGCTGCTTCGGCATCTCCGAGGGCGCGATCCCCTTCGCCGCGGCGAGGCCCGCGCAGGTCATCCCCGCCAACATGCTGGGCGGCGCGGTGGCCGGTGCGATCGCCGGTGTCGCCGGCGTCGAGGACGCGGTGCCGCACGGCGGGCCGATCGTGGCCGTGCTGGGTGCGGTGAGCGGGGTGCCGATGTTCTTCGTGGCGGTGGTGATCGGCTCGGTCGTCACCGCGCTGACGACGGTCGCGCTGATCGACCTGCGCGAGCGCAGGCTGCGTGGGGAGGCGGCCGTCGGCACGGGTACGGGTACGGGTACGGCAGGTCCCGAGCCCGCGCTGGTCGGGGCGGGCGTCGGGGTGGCGGGTGCTGGCGAGCGAGGGGCCGTACGTGGGTCGGCGGCGGTCACGTCGAGCGCGGACAGCACGGTCGCTGCGGACAGCACCGTAGCTACGGAGACCGCTACGGCCGCAGAGGGCGACACAGCCGAAGTTCTCTCCGGTTACCTCACCGAGCAGACCGTGAAGGTCGAACTCGACGCGGACGACAAGGAGTCCGCGATCCGGGAGATGGCCGCGCTGCTGGCGCGTACCGGCAGGGTCGCGGACGTGGACGAGTTGGTGGCGACCGCGCTCCGGAGGGAGGCGCAGGGGACGACCGGGCTCGGGGAGGAGATCGCGATTCCGCATGCCAAGACGGATGCGGTGACTGCGCCGGTCGTCGGTTTCGCTCGGTCCGCAGAGGGTGTCGAGTGGGACTCGCTGGACGGTACGAAGGCGAGGCTGGTGTTCATGATCGCCGTACCGGAAGCGGCTGCGGGGGACGAGCACCTGCGGATTCTGGCTCTGCTGTCGCGGAAGTTGATGGACGCCGGGTTCCGCGGGCGGCTGTTGGCAGCCGGCGACGAGGGCGCGGTGCTCGGCGTGCTGGGTGAGATCCGGTAG
- the lepB gene encoding signal peptidase I: MEQGRGLAVTAWVVGPLGLVLVIASVLWLRTGYVLSSVSSTSMRPTYDIGDRIVAERVGAEEVGRGDVVLYTAPERYLNRPVVQRVIGVGGDRVVCCEGAGTARERLTVNGKPLSEPYAMDGVADGTQRPYDVTVPEGRLFLLGDHRLNSRDSRFFAEDHGGTVPVGAVMGRVTDSYVMPVLLAVATLLGLVLAVAGIVFGVAARNVRRRPAAQLALWPPHL; the protein is encoded by the coding sequence ATGGAGCAGGGACGAGGACTCGCGGTCACGGCGTGGGTGGTGGGCCCTCTGGGGCTGGTGCTGGTGATCGCCTCCGTGCTGTGGCTGCGGACGGGCTATGTGCTGTCCAGCGTGTCGAGCACGAGCATGAGGCCCACGTACGACATAGGCGACCGGATCGTCGCCGAGCGGGTGGGTGCGGAAGAGGTGGGGCGGGGCGATGTGGTGCTGTACACGGCGCCGGAGCGCTATCTGAACAGGCCCGTCGTGCAGCGCGTCATCGGCGTCGGCGGCGACCGCGTCGTCTGCTGCGAAGGCGCGGGCACGGCACGGGAGCGGCTCACCGTGAACGGGAAGCCGCTCAGCGAGCCGTATGCGATGGACGGCGTCGCCGACGGGACGCAGCGTCCGTACGACGTGACGGTGCCCGAAGGCCGGCTGTTCCTGCTCGGCGACCACCGTCTGAACTCGCGCGACTCCCGCTTCTTCGCCGAGGACCACGGTGGGACGGTGCCCGTCGGCGCGGTCATGGGCCGGGTGACCGACAGCTATGTGATGCCGGTGCTGCTCGCCGTGGCCACGCTGCTCGGGCTTGTCCTCGCCGTCGCCGGGATCGTCTTCGGGGTCGCGGCGCGGAACGTACGGCGGCGGCCGGCGGCGCAGTTGGCGTTGTGGCCACCGCACTTGTGA
- a CDS encoding cation diffusion facilitator family transporter, whose product MSAAGGTKAIVAALAANLAIAASKFVAFAFSGSSSMLAEGVHSLADSGNQALLLVGGKKSQREATPQHPFGYGRERYIYAFLVSIILFSVGGMFALYEGYEKIKHPHEIEHWYWPVGVLVFAIIAEAFSFRTAIKESNVLRGRKSWKEFVRHAKAPELPVVLLEDLGALVGLVLALGGVGLALLTGDGVWDGIGTVCIGILLVLIAVILAVETKSLLLGEAAGVEDVQKIEAALVDGDTVTRIIHMRTLHLGPEELLVAAKIAVQHEDTAAEVASAINAAEARIREAVPIARVIYLEPDIYSETEAAKGADREATPGGPTPHGAEH is encoded by the coding sequence ATGAGCGCGGCAGGCGGTACCAAGGCGATCGTGGCGGCACTCGCCGCCAACCTCGCGATCGCGGCATCGAAATTCGTGGCGTTCGCGTTCAGCGGCTCGTCGTCGATGCTCGCCGAGGGCGTGCACTCGCTCGCGGACTCCGGCAACCAGGCCCTGCTGCTGGTCGGCGGCAAGAAGTCCCAGCGCGAGGCGACCCCGCAACACCCCTTCGGCTATGGCCGCGAGCGTTACATCTACGCCTTCCTCGTCTCGATCATCCTGTTCTCGGTCGGCGGCATGTTCGCCCTCTACGAGGGCTACGAGAAGATCAAGCACCCGCACGAGATCGAGCACTGGTACTGGCCGGTCGGTGTCCTCGTCTTCGCGATCATCGCCGAGGCCTTCTCCTTCCGCACGGCCATCAAGGAGTCCAACGTCCTGCGCGGCAGGAAGTCCTGGAAGGAGTTCGTCCGCCACGCCAAGGCCCCCGAACTGCCCGTCGTCCTCCTGGAGGACCTCGGCGCGCTGGTCGGTCTGGTGCTCGCCCTGGGCGGCGTCGGCCTGGCCCTGCTCACCGGCGACGGCGTCTGGGACGGCATCGGCACCGTCTGCATCGGCATCCTGCTCGTCCTGATCGCCGTCATCCTGGCAGTCGAGACCAAGTCACTGCTGCTCGGTGAGGCCGCGGGCGTCGAGGACGTCCAGAAGATCGAGGCCGCCCTCGTCGACGGCGACACGGTCACCCGCATCATCCACATGCGCACGCTCCACCTCGGCCCCGAGGAACTCCTGGTCGCCGCCAAGATCGCCGTCCAGCACGAGGACACCGCCGCCGAGGTCGCCTCCGCCATCAACGCCGCCGAGGCCCGCATCCGCGAGGCCGTCCCGATCGCCCGCGTGATCTACCTCGAGCCCGACATCTACAGCGAGACCGAGGCAGCCAAGGGCGCCGACCGCGAGGCGACGCCCGGAGGACCGACGCCGCACGGCGCCGAGCACTGA
- the manA gene encoding mannose-6-phosphate isomerase, class I: MDRLDNTIRPYAWGSTTAIPQLLGTEPTGEPQAEMWMGAHPGAPSRTGRGTLVEVIEADPERELGAAAVAKFGPRLPFLLKILAAGAPLSLQVHPNLAQAKEGYEDEERRNIPVGAGHRNYKDANHKPELICALTEFDGLCGFRDPLSAADLLDGLGVDSLKPYVDLLHAHPEEAALREVLTAVLTADPDEMAHTVTEAAAACSRLGGDYAPYADIAHHYPGDPGVIAAMLLNYVRLQPGEALFLGAGIPHAYLNGLGVEIMANSDNVLRCGLTPKHVDVPELLRIVRFEPSDPGVLRPEASPDGEEVYETPIDEFRLSRYVLPEGTTAHDLTRATPQILLCTAGSVRAGEHELTPGQSAFVPAGEKAEVSGTGTVFRATVVA, translated from the coding sequence ATGGACCGCCTCGACAACACCATCCGCCCCTACGCCTGGGGTTCCACCACCGCCATCCCGCAGCTCCTCGGCACCGAGCCGACCGGTGAACCGCAGGCGGAGATGTGGATGGGCGCGCACCCGGGCGCACCCTCGCGCACCGGGCGCGGGACGCTCGTCGAGGTCATCGAGGCCGACCCGGAGCGCGAGCTGGGCGCCGCGGCCGTGGCGAAGTTCGGCCCCCGCCTGCCCTTCCTCCTCAAGATCCTCGCCGCCGGCGCCCCGCTCTCCCTCCAGGTGCACCCCAACCTGGCGCAGGCGAAGGAGGGTTACGAGGACGAAGAGCGCCGCAACATCCCCGTGGGCGCGGGCCACCGCAACTACAAGGACGCCAACCACAAGCCCGAACTGATCTGCGCGCTCACCGAGTTCGACGGCCTGTGCGGCTTCCGCGACCCGCTCAGCGCCGCCGACCTGCTCGACGGCCTCGGCGTCGACTCCCTCAAGCCGTACGTCGACCTGCTGCACGCGCACCCCGAGGAGGCGGCGCTGCGTGAGGTCCTCACCGCCGTCCTCACCGCCGACCCGGACGAGATGGCCCACACCGTCACCGAGGCCGCGGCCGCCTGCTCCCGCCTCGGCGGCGACTACGCCCCGTACGCCGACATCGCCCACCACTACCCGGGCGACCCCGGTGTCATCGCAGCCATGCTCCTCAACTACGTCCGCCTGCAGCCCGGCGAGGCCCTGTTCCTCGGCGCCGGCATCCCGCACGCCTACCTCAACGGCCTCGGCGTCGAGATCATGGCCAACTCCGACAACGTCCTGCGCTGCGGCCTGACCCCCAAGCACGTCGACGTGCCCGAACTCCTGCGCATCGTCCGCTTCGAGCCGAGCGACCCGGGCGTGCTGCGCCCCGAGGCGTCCCCGGACGGCGAGGAGGTCTACGAGACCCCGATCGACGAGTTCCGGCTGTCCCGCTACGTCCTCCCGGAGGGCACCACCGCGCACGACCTCACGCGCGCGACCCCGCAGATCCTGCTCTGCACGGCGGGTTCCGTCCGCGCCGGGGAGCACGAGCTGACGCCGGGTCAGTCCGCCTTCGTACCGGCGGGTGAAAAGGCCGAAGTGTCCGGTACCGGTACGGTCTTCCGGGCCACGGTCGTCGCCTGA